The DNA region GGCAAGAGCGAAAGTAAAACCGATAAGGCTATAAAGGATTTTTTTGCTCCTGAGTTCATCAACCGCATCGATAAAATTTTACATTTTAACGATCTTGATGATGCAATTTTAAGTAAAATCGTGCAGAAAGAACTTGATGAAATCGCTAAAAATTTGAAAAATATTAGCATTCAAGCCGATGAAAAAGCAAAAATTTACTTAGCCAAAAAGGCTTATAAGAAAGAATTTGGAGTAAGACTTTTAAAAAGGGTTATTGCCGATGAAATAGGTGCTAAGCTTAGTGATGAAATTTTATTTGGTAAGCTCAAAAAGGGTGGCTTAGTAAGGCTAAAACTAGGCAAAAATGATGTTATCGAGTTTTTATTCTAAGCTTGAAGATGCTCCAAAAAATAGCCCTGTTTTTTTGACAAGCAAACTTGATGATGAAGAGTTTTTGCTCAAAGCTTATCGTTTTGGACTTTTTCCTTGGACAAATAATCCTGTTTCTTGGTGGTGTCCTGATCCTAGAATGGTACTTTTTCCAAATGAAATTTACAAACAAAAGAGCATAAGGCGTTTTTTTAAGCATTATAGAGTGGCTCTTGATAAAAACTTTCACGAGTTAATCAGACTTTGTGCGAATACAAGGGAAAAAAGTTGGCTTGATGAGGATTTTATTTGCATTTTTACCAAGCTTTTTGATAGAGGTTTTGCTCATAGCCTTGAAATTTATGAAAATGAAAGTTTGGTAGGCGGAATTTATGGACTTATCATCGGCAAAGTTTTCTTTGGAGAAAGTATGGTAAGCTTGAAAAAAAATGTCTCAAAGATAGCTATGATCAAACTTTGCGAGCTTTTAGGCGAGTTTGATTTTATTATTGATTGTCAAGTATATAATCCTCACTTAGAATTCATGGGAGCAAAGCCTTTATCAAGAAAAAGTTTTCTGGAGCTTTTGGAGCAAAAAGTAAGTCAGGATAGCGGTTTTAAGGAATTTAAGGATTTAGAGTCTTCGTTTTTATCTTGACTTTTAAAAAATTTTTTTGTATAATTTTTGCTTTACTTTTGACACTCGGGGTGTAGCGCAGTCTGGTTAGCGCACCTGGTTTGGGACCAGGGGGCCGAAAGTTCGAATCTTTTCACCCCGACCATTTACAAACACAAAATGGTGAGTGTAGCTCAGTCGGTTAGAGCATCAGATTGTGGTCCTGAGGGTCGTGGGTTCGATTCCCATCACTCACCCCACTAGCGTTCGTAGCTCAACTGGATAGAGCGGCAGACTTCGGATCTGTAGGTTGTGGGTTCAAGTCCTACCGAGCGCACCATTTATCAAGCGCTCATAGCTCAGCTGGATAGAGCAACGGCCTTCTAAGCCGTAGGTCAGAGGTTCGAATCCTCTTGAGCGTACCACTTTTGCGGATGTGGTGAAATTGGCAGACACGCCAGACTTAGGATCTGGTGCAGCAATGCGTGAAGGTTCAAGTCCTTTCATCCGCACCACTCAAAACGCTTCAAAAGCTAAATTACTCCCCTAGGCTTTAGCAAAGGATCTTAAGTGCAAAATTTAAGTCTTTAGAGCTTGAAAATTCAACCTTTAAATTCTCAATTATTTAAGAGGTTTAAAGATCTTTAAGTTTTTAAAAGAAATTTAAAGATTTGTATTAAAAGAGTCCTTATTTATTTAGCTTGGCTATTTTGAAATTTTAGATTTAATAGTATTTTTTTGATAATTCATTTTAATACAAAGCTCTTAAAATTTAAAATTTATTTTTTTGAGCTATAATTTTATCTAAAATAGTGATATAAGCGAACTAAAGATGAATTTTATTAAAGAACTTTTGTTACAAAATAAATTTAAGGTTATATTTTTTTTATGTGCAAGTATCGCAACTAGCTTGCTTGGTGTAGGTGTTTTAGCCTTTATCAACAACTACTTACTTAAGATGAGTGAACAAAGTTTTATGCTTGTTCTTGCTTTTAGTCTTATGCTTGTTGTTTTCTTTGCAAGTTCTGTTTTAGTAGAGCTTGCTTTGAGTGTTTTTGGGCAAAATTTTATCTTTAAAATGCAAAGACGCGTTGTAAAACAAATTTTAGATACAGCTGTTTTAAAGATTGATCAAATCGGCAAAGCAAAGCTTTTAGCCTCCTTAACTGCTGATGTTCGCACGGTTTCTTTTGGACTACTTCGTTTTCCTGATTTTATACAATCAAATATCTTGATCATTTGCACAAGCATTTATCTTTGTTATCTTTCGCCTAGGGTGTTTTTGCTTTGTTTTTGTGTGATTGCCTTTATCTTTGCTATCAATCATATCTTCATGAAAAAAACTTATCAGTATTTTAAAAGATCAAGAGATAATGATGATGCCTTGCAAAATGATTACCAAAATATCATAGATGGCAGAAAAGAACTTACCTTAAACGCATTTAGGGCGAAATTTTACTATGAAAATGACTTTGAAGTGAATGCAAGAGCAAAAAAACACAACAACACCATGAGTAATGTCATGCAAAGCTTATCGAGTAATTGGACTAATGTTTCTTTACTCGCTCTTGTGGGGCTTGAGTTTTATTTTTCACTTTTTTATAAGTGGGCGAGTTTTGAGGATGCAACCACGATAGCCTTGGCGATATTTTTTTTAAGAACGCCTTTGTTTTCGATGATTTCTACCTTTCCTACCTTGCTCATGGCAAAGGTGGCTTTAGATAAGATAGAAAATTTAGATCTTACCCCATATCAAAGTGATTTTGAACTTGATGTGTTTAGGGGTTCTTGGAAGAGTATTCATTTTAAAGATGTAGCTTTTTCTTATAATGATAAATTTTCTCTTAAGCCCACAACACTTGATATAAACAAAGGAGAACTTATCTTTTTAATCGGCAAAAATGGAAGTGGAAAATCCACCTTTTCCATGCTTTTATCAGGTCTTGTCCAACCTCAAGAAGGGGCTATATATCTTGATGATATTTTGATTACTAAAGAAAATTTAAGTCTTTATAGATCTTTGATAACGGCTATTTTTAGTGATTTTCATCTTTTTAGTCAAACCTTAAAAGATGAGGATTTTGCACATGAGGATCAGGTGAAGTATTGGCTTGAAATTTTAGAGCTTGAAAACAAAACAACGATAGAAAATAACGCTTTGCAGATCACAAAGCTATCCACAGGGCAAAAAAAGCGTTTAGCTATGCTTATAGCCTTGCTTGAGGAAAGAGATATGCTTATACTTGATGAGTGGGCTGCTGATCAAGATCCTGTGTTTAGAAAGTTTTTTTATCTCAAGCTTTTGCCTCTTTTAAAACAAAAGGGAAAAACGATCTTTGCTATCAGTCATGATGATGCGTATTTTGATATGGCAGATAGGATATTTTTAGCACAAAATGGACTTATTAGAGAGCTTAAGGGAGAAAATATCAAAGAGATCGCTAAAAATGTCGTGGAGCATTTTTGATTTTAAATTTAGGATAAAAAATGTTTAATGGTTTGATAAGAGAAATCGCTTTGGTTCAGTCTTTTAAAGGGCATATCCTAAGCCTTAAGGCAAAACACAGACCAAATTTAGGCGATAGTATAGCAGTAAATGGTGCGTGTTTGAGTGTGATAGAGCTTTTTCATGAGGGTTTTAGTGTGGAGCTTTCTAAGGAAAGTAGGGATAAAATCGCTCTTGAAAATTTAAAAGATAGGGTGCATATAGAGCCTGCTTTAAGATATAAAGATAGGATAGACGGGCATTTGATGCAAGGACATATAGACGGACTTGGACTTCTTGAACAAATAGTTAAAAATGAAAATGGGGTGGATTTTTATATCAAAGTTCCTAAAGCGATGATGAAGCTTATGGCAGATAAGGGAAGTATAGGCATTGATGGGGTTTCTCTTACGATAAATGAAGTTTTTGATGAAAGTATAAGGCTTACTATCATTCCTATTAGTTTTAGAGATACCTTATTTTCAAGCTATAAAGTAGGGCGTAGGATAAATTTAGAAAGCGATTTACTTGCCCGTTATATAGCAAAGCAACTTGAGTTTAAGGCTCAAAAGAAAGGATTGTCATGGCAGGAAGTAGAGCATATCAGTTATCTTTACTAGATGATGAAAGGCTAAGTGCTTTTTGTGTTTATGGGCAGGACTTTATGTCTTATCGTGGAAAGATTGTTGAGGGAAATTTATTTGATGATTTTATGAGCGGTATTCAAAAATGTATTTTTATGGATCAAATTCATTCAAATATCGTAGAATTTATAGATGATTTTGAAATCAATCAGGATTTAAAGCTTAGTTGCGACGGACTTGTAAGCACGCAAAAGGGCGTGGCACTTTGTGTTTTGAGTGCTGATTGTTTGCCTGTGCTTTTGTGGCATAAAAAAGGCATTATCGCAGCTTTGCACTCAGGAAGAAAGGGTTGTTTTGAAAATATACTCAAAGTTGCTGTCTTAGGTATAAAAAAGCGTTTTAAAGATATAAAAAATGAGGATTTTAAGCTTTTTATAGCACCAAGTATTTGCGTAAAAAACTATGAAATTTCAGGTGAGGTTTTAGACCATGCTAAAAAGCATTTTAATGCCTTTTTAAAAGATAATCACTTAGATCTTAAGGCTTTGCTTAAGGCTCAGGCAAATGAGCTTGGTATCACGGATATCAAGGATAGTGGAATTTGTTCTTTTGATGATGAGAGATTTTTTTCTTATAGAAAAAATGCTACTATGCAAAGATTTGTAAGTGTGATTGTTTTAAAGTGAGAATTTATGTATCAGCAAATTAAGGATATTCGTGTTTTAAAAATTTTGCAAAAGGCGAGGGAATTTGCAGATACTGATTTGTTGAATGAAAATTTGATTTCTCAGCTTATAAGTAAGGATCTTGAGCCTTTAGATGAGAACTTAAAAGCACAAATTGCTGATTTTTTAAACCAGCTTATCAATGCAAGACAAAAGGCTTCTTTGAGCAATAAATAATCACCACTCAAGCACAAATTCACTTCCAACATTAAGTGTTGAGGTGCAAGAAATTTTGATATGATATTCTTTGCAAATGGTTTGCACTAAAGAAAGTCCTATGCCAAAGCCTCCTTGATCGTTGTTAA from Campylobacter sp. MIT 99-7217 includes:
- a CDS encoding polyphenol oxidase family protein, which produces MAGSRAYQLSLLDDERLSAFCVYGQDFMSYRGKIVEGNLFDDFMSGIQKCIFMDQIHSNIVEFIDDFEINQDLKLSCDGLVSTQKGVALCVLSADCLPVLLWHKKGIIAALHSGRKGCFENILKVAVLGIKKRFKDIKNEDFKLFIAPSICVKNYEISGEVLDHAKKHFNAFLKDNHLDLKALLKAQANELGITDIKDSGICSFDDERFFSYRKNATMQRFVSVIVLK
- a CDS encoding multidrug ABC transporter permease/ATP-binding protein, with translation MNFIKELLLQNKFKVIFFLCASIATSLLGVGVLAFINNYLLKMSEQSFMLVLAFSLMLVVFFASSVLVELALSVFGQNFIFKMQRRVVKQILDTAVLKIDQIGKAKLLASLTADVRTVSFGLLRFPDFIQSNILIICTSIYLCYLSPRVFLLCFCVIAFIFAINHIFMKKTYQYFKRSRDNDDALQNDYQNIIDGRKELTLNAFRAKFYYENDFEVNARAKKHNNTMSNVMQSLSSNWTNVSLLALVGLEFYFSLFYKWASFEDATTIALAIFFLRTPLFSMISTFPTLLMAKVALDKIENLDLTPYQSDFELDVFRGSWKSIHFKDVAFSYNDKFSLKPTTLDINKGELIFLIGKNGSGKSTFSMLLSGLVQPQEGAIYLDDILITKENLSLYRSLITAIFSDFHLFSQTLKDEDFAHEDQVKYWLEILELENKTTIENNALQITKLSTGQKKRLAMLIALLEERDMLILDEWAADQDPVFRKFFYLKLLPLLKQKGKTIFAISHDDAYFDMADRIFLAQNGLIRELKGENIKEIAKNVVEHF
- the aat gene encoding leucyl/phenylalanyl-tRNA--protein transferase, with the translated sequence MMLSSFYSKLEDAPKNSPVFLTSKLDDEEFLLKAYRFGLFPWTNNPVSWWCPDPRMVLFPNEIYKQKSIRRFFKHYRVALDKNFHELIRLCANTREKSWLDEDFICIFTKLFDRGFAHSLEIYENESLVGGIYGLIIGKVFFGESMVSLKKNVSKIAMIKLCELLGEFDFIIDCQVYNPHLEFMGAKPLSRKSFLELLEQKVSQDSGFKEFKDLESSFLS
- the ribE gene encoding riboflavin synthase, encoding MFNGLIREIALVQSFKGHILSLKAKHRPNLGDSIAVNGACLSVIELFHEGFSVELSKESRDKIALENLKDRVHIEPALRYKDRIDGHLMQGHIDGLGLLEQIVKNENGVDFYIKVPKAMMKLMADKGSIGIDGVSLTINEVFDESIRLTIIPISFRDTLFSSYKVGRRINLESDLLARYIAKQLEFKAQKKGLSWQEVEHISYLY